GACAGCTAAATTTTGTGTTTCTTTAGCATCTCTTCCTTTTTGTCTAGCAGAATCATCGTAAGCTTTTCTAAGCTCATTGACACGTTGCTTTTGCAAGGTGAGGTTTTTATTTAAAAATCGAAGCTTAGCTTCCGATTGTTTTAATTGATTGCCCCAATTATCAACGCTGGTCTTATTTGCTTCAAATTCCGATTTAACAATTTTCATTTGTCTAGAAATAGAGGACATTTCGCTATTAAATTGCTTAGAATTAGAATATAACCTTACCTTTATGTCTTTGGCCATCATTCACCCACCTTCCCAGACCACGTAAGCTAACCGAGAACCTGATCAATATATACGACTTCATCTTTTGTCTTTTCTTTTTTGCGTTGAGCAAGAAGTTTCAAATGATAGACAATGTCCATTTCATCTATTTGATTCTGAGTGAAGCCAACATCAATCAATGCGTTGTACATGTCCTGCACAGCTTCACTCAGTCGGACTTTCCCTTATCTTCCTCTTTTACTTCTCCTCCAAGTAATTCACTAGCTGCAGTCACGTTACCCATTACATAGTTAATAACTGCATATATGGTTTTACCTATTAATCTAGAATCTGTTCCTTCCTCAAATTCCTCTATGGTAAATTTGTGGTTAAATACCTCACATACAAAAGAAACCAGTGCATCTAAATCTTGTCCAGATAATTCACCTTGTTCTACCATTTCAGCGCACTCAGCTGCCTTGCGGAATAAAACTCCCGGTATAAAATTGGGCGTAACGAACTTTTTTTGTTTTCCATCTAGTTTTAAAGTAATTGATACATTTTTCATGTTTTAACCCTCCGTTTTTTTAAAATATAAAAAGAGAGGGGTTTACCCTCTCGACTTTTTTCCCCAAACAAAAACAGCTAATCCCACACCAAACTTACAGATCTATCTGTGGAATCAACTGCTCTTATGTTTTGGGGCACCTTAGGGAGTTGGTGTTAATACATCACCTTTATATACCACTTCTTTAAACCATTTTTCACCTAGATTAAGATCTGGTTTGTCTTCTGCTTGGGATTTCCAACGCTTGTTATATTGCAACGGCATAAACTTCAAAGTCAACTTAGCAGTTTGTGGTGTAACATTTCCCTCATCTGTTTGATATTCATTTGGTAATAATTGAGCTTTACCTTTTAAAAACCAATAATAGCGATATCCGCCAGTAGATACTTTTGCACGAAATGATAGAGCTAATTCAGCTACCGTATCTTCTATGCTAGCAAATTGAACCCCCTCTTCTTCTTGATGACCGTAAATTTTCTTTTGCATTTCTAAAGGTAAGTCTGCTACCTCCATGTTTACATCGATATCACCTAAACTATTAAAGATTTCATAAGCCCCATTGTCAGCAAAAAATGTATTCGATTCCGTGTTAGGTGTAACTGATACATTAACAGCTCCCGGAACTGGTTCAGGTGGTTCATACGTCACTCCTTCATGATCATCTTTTGTAAGCAATGCCAAATGAAACATATCCAATCCGTGCAACACTTTTCCCATGTAATTACCTCCTATTTTCTTATTAAAAAACACCTAAATAGGTGTTAAAATACTTTCTTGCTATATCTCATTGGCTTGTGGTAAATACTCGTATCCTCTTCATAAAGATCTTGTGAGTCATAACGAACGTACCCAATAGATTTCATTATTTCGTCTACTTCTTTGGCAATCGATGACTGCTTTGATATAGTCAAAGAATCGCAGTATATACTCACTTGGAAGCCAACATTCGCTGAATTAGGTTTATTATCAGCAAAATCATCATCATCATTTCTGAGTTCTTGATAAACAATTCTAGGAAACGGAATAGGTTCATTGTTTGGATGTTTTGCTATGAGATTATGAAAACCTCCGACTACTTCGGCGATTAATAATTGACTAGACTTCAATGCAGTTAACAACTCTTTCTTAGCGTCAAATGCTTCTGCAGTCATCCTTCTATCTCTCCCAAAAACACCTTTTCCATCGCTGAGAGTGCTTCATTTTCTCCTTGTTCAGCACTTTTATCTATAAAAGGGTAGGCAGGCATTTTAGAGGTGCCATATTCCAGCCAAATAGCTCTGTGCCTAACTTTATTATTAGGTCCTACATTAACAAACTTTCCTTCATCCGTTTCATTTGGTCTGCCCACAGTTATATTATCTTGCATATGAGGTTGTGCTTTTCCGCTTCGATTCACATTATTAATCTGATACTTTTTTATGACCTCACCACCTGCTTTTAAAGCCTTATTTTCAGCTTTTTCAGCATCTTCTCCAAGTTGATCAAAAGAAACTATCGCGTCATCAAGCCCGGAAACTTCAAAGTTAGCCATTTGACTTCACCTCATTTGCTAAGATCTCATATTCAATATTTCTTTGTTCCAGATTATTTAAAAATGTGATATCAAATATTCTTGCTCCGTACTTAATTCGCATATCCTCGCTTAAGCCTTCACGATAGCGAATATAAATACGCGTTGTAATTTTTACGGAGTTTGCACCAGCTTCAATAATTTCTTTACCGCGTAAGTCCTTGATAGCAGCCCAAACAGTAATGTCCGTATCGACCCACCCTGGAACCCAGTTACCCTCTCCGTCTTGTACATTTTCTTTTCTTTGAAAAGTAATTCGACATCTATACTTTGCTGGATTGGTCAACGAGATCACCTGCTTTCAATTGCAGAATGATGGTCTGCAATCCCATTTCAATAGCGCTAGATATCTTACCGAATTCATTTTGCTGTCTATTCTCATACCACTGTGTAACAAGCATCATAATACCTAACTGATACAACTGACTTCCCTGTTCTTCTACACCTGCATTAGCAAAATATTCTTTTGCAGACTTAATAAGGAGACCAAGCAATTTATCGTCTTGGTCTCCATCAATTCGCAAATATTCTTTAGCTAATTCAAGTAGTTCATTATCCATTATGCTCCACCTTCAGGATCTGGTTCTGGTTTAGGAACTACAGTTATAGCTGCCGTATCTGTTTTATTTCCATCTTCTGTAGTGACCGTAATAGTAGCTTGCCCTTCTTTCTTTGATGTTACTAGTCCGCTGCTATTTACAACAGCAATCGTATCATCGCTAGTGGAATACGTTACTTTTTTATTGTCTGCATTATCGGGTGCAATAGTTGCGGTTAATTGTTGAGTAGACCCGACCTCGATTTCTGCACTTTTTGGCGATATGGTTACACCAGTAACTGATTGCTTAACGTTAACCGTTGCGGTGCCCTTAACATCTCCTTTATCTGTGGAAGTTGCAGTAATTGTCACTTGCCCCTTAGAAACTGCGGCAACTTTACCATTGGTATCAATAGTCGCGATCTTATCGTCGGAACTTGACCAAGTTACAGTTTGTTTTGCTGTATCAGGCGACACTTTGGCGGTTAAATTTTTAGTGCCACCAACATTCAAATTATTGGTTTTAGGTGTAATATCCACAGATACGGGAGCGCTATACTTTGTTTTTACGGTTATCGATTCCGATTTCTCGGATTCTTTGTCACCAATCACTTCACTGACAGCAAAAGTATATTCTGTATTAGGGGTAAGACCTGTCACAGTATGTTTTTTCTCCTTAATTCCTTCTGCCACCAATTCATTGCCTTGATAAATGTTATAAGCCATGCAATTCTCCTTTCTTCATTTAATCCGATTTCTATAGCCCTGAGAAAAGGCTATTCCCAACTTATTGATACGGTTGTATCAGTAGGGGTAGCCTTTACGTTTACGGGCTGCTTAGGGAGTTTCTTGAACCTCTGCAATTCGAAATGCAGAATCAAGCAAACGTTGTTGGTCGTACCAAGCAGTTAAAACGAACAAGTAGTTTCCTTTATCAACATCTTTATCGCTGTCATAAGTCATTGCATCATAGTTGATTTGGAAATAGTTAAAATCTCCAACAATCGGTTTTACTGCGCCATCGGCAAATGTGACTGGTTTACCCAACACTTTTTCTGGTGGAGCATCGAAAAAGGACGTGTTCCCATTCGATAATGCTTTAACTATTTTCATATAGTCAGCAAATCGCATGACAACTTTTGCGTTATCACGAAATATCTCATGTAAGTCAGCAATTGCATTTGTGATAGCTTCATACAAATCGGCACCTTGTACACGTTTTACATCTGTTTCGTTAAAGAAAGACATATGCTCAAGCCCTGCTTTAGCCGTTTCAGCAAGTGCGTCTTTCTTCTCTTTTCCAGCTAACCCAGAACGTAATGCATTGTCTACAAAAGTTGTTAGTTCTACGTCAGACCCATGTACAACAGTATCAGAAAGTTTTACTTTTACCTTAAATTTATTTCGTCCGAAAGTAGCTGTATCACCTTTAAGTTTTATTTCTTTAGCAACTTGATTGTCATCTATAAAATCATCGTCATCAATAGAATAAGCAATTTTAGGCACTTCGAGACCTTTAATAGCAGTTGTTTTTGCAACTTCGCGTAATTGGTTTTTCTCGAACGGTTCATGAACCAATTCCTTTTGCATGTTGGTAGGTAAAAATTTATCTCCGCCAGTTTCATTGCCGGTCGGGATAGCAATTAATTGTTTAGCCTCGTCGCTTACCGGTCTTCCTTGTACAGATGCGCGAATAAATTCAGCTTTAGCCTTAACCATTTTTTCATCTTGGTTTAATCCGTCAAAAGACTGTTTTTTACGTTGACTAAATTGCGCTTTTTGCTCAGTTTCCATCTGATCATGTTGCTCTTTAATTACATCAAAACGAGCCTTTAGATCCTCTTTAGACTTTTGCATTTTCTGAATATCTTCCATTGATGCAGATGGATCTACGGCTTTTTGTGCTAGTTCACTTTCAACTTTTTGTAATTGCTGCCCAATCGTAGCCATATTTTGCTTCATTTCATAAAGTGTTTTGTCTCCAAAAAATTGTAGGTGCATTTTTAATTGATTAACTTTTTTCTTCATGAATAAATTCCTCCTAAAATGGTTTTTGTTATTTCTGATTCTGCTTTAGCTTCATCAGCTATTTTTTGCCTTAATGCAAGTTCATCTGCCGACATTGTCGGTGTTGTATCCTCTTTTAATTGTTTTGGTACATTTTTATACCGTTGTAAATATTCATCACTAATTGATGCAGCCATATCATTTGCTTCTTCCACCACATCGCATAGACCGTATTCAAAAGCTTCTTCAGCAGATAACCACGTTTCGGCATCAAGTAGTTCTTGTAGTTTTTCTTCAGAGAGCTTTTCTTCCGCTTTGTTTAAGTAGGACTGCATACTTGATTTTCCGATGCGATCAAGGTCATCTGCTTCTTTCCTTAAATCCGCAGAGTTTCCAATAGCAAACGTCCAAGGATTATGGATCATCAACATGCTATTGGACGGCATCCTGATCTCGTCTGCTGCCATGACGATAACACTTGCAATTGATGCCGCTAAAGCATCTACATGTGCTATAACTTTGGCTTTGTGGCGCTTAAGCATGTTATGGATAGTTATACCTTCGAATACAGATCCACCAGGTGAATTTACGTATAGATTAATCGCTTCTACATCTCCAAGATCGTCAAGCTCTTGTTTAAAAATCTGGGCTGATTTTTCGCCGTATTCTTCCCAAGCATACTTAGTGATTTCACCATAAATAAAAATATCTCCTGACTTTCCATCAGCAGACACCTTCATTTCGAAAAACTTATTCTTTTGTTGATTTATTTTTTTGCGATCTCTGTTCAAGCTGTTTTTCACCTCCTTCAAATACTCTTCATACCACTCAAACCAAGAATCTATTTTTTCTTTCCAAAATCCTTTGTCTGGTCTTGTATCATCACCTTCCAAGTTTTCGTAACATTGATCCTTAGAGGTTTCTATTAGCATAAATTCAGCATCTTTACCGTTCAGTTCTTCATTCAGCTTATCTGTTATCTTAGTAGCAATAATATAAGCGGTGTCCAAATTATTATCTCGATCCGCCATATCGATTATTAAACCTCGGTAGTTGACGACATACGGTAAATGATCGTCACTGTACTGGTGCGACTGGCGATTTGATATGGATTGCATTATCATGTCGTAATCAAATCGAATATCATTATCCGCCAAGTTTTCACGTACATAAGTAGATTTACCCGCACAAGGCGGCCCATAGATGACTTTGATTTTCAATCTCCCTCACCACCTTTTGAAGTTGATTTCCTTTGTGTAGGATCCATATCAATCGGATAAAGGTCACCAGATACCCAAAGTTTTGAAGCGTTGCCTCCTTCGGGAGGAAGGTCTTCGAATCTTCTGACCTCATCTTGTTTAAACCAACCACCACGGATGCCAGCTTGATAGAATTGCGTCCTTGCAGTTGTGTCACCTCTAAGTAACCCACCAAGATTGAATTTAAAATAGTAACCTTTCTTTCTATCTTCTTTTGTAAGTAGTTTCAAATTAAACTCATGTTCATATTGTCTGACGATAGGTGTTAGAGCCATCTGAACAAATTGAATCATCATTTGTTCGTTAGATGAGTAACTCTGCCCTTCTGATTCATTTAAAAACGAGACTGGCACATTAAATACGTTTGCCACTCTCGTTTTGGTAATACGTTCTGATTTTAAGGTGTCGGAAGCAAAGTACTTTCTTTCGATAGGGTCAATTTCTACACCGGGTTCTTGAAAGAGAACGCCGCCATTTTCTCGATAAAAGTTTCTAAAGTTTTCAGTGACCTGTTTTCTTTTATCTCCATCGACATTGGCTCCGTATTTTAGTACAAAGCTTTCATTTTTCTGCATCTCCTGAAGAGAAAATTCTTGTACAGCCTTATCGTATTGCAGAGTATTCCTCAAAACGTCTAGTGGGCTAATCCCTTTCCAACGCTGTGCACCTGTAATGTGCTTAACATGAAGCATGTTCATATTATGGAAGTAATATGTTCCACCAACACCTGTAACCTCATACCAAAGATTGTCATCATCTGTATTTATAAAAGGTGTCACATATGCTGGGTCAATAGGTAGCAATTTATCTGGTTGCATCCGTATATCTCTAATAATGGCAGCATAAGCATTTCCATTCTCATTTCTGGATACTTCCATTTTGTTTATAAAATCAAAGCTATGCATATTGTCGTTTGGCTCATTTATAAGTACATCAGATGCCTGGTTATGGACCAAATCATAATCTTGATACATTTTTAACGGTAAGGATGATAAGGTATTAGACAATCTAGTAATAACCGAAAATATATTTTCATTTGTCGCTAACTTACTGTTATCAATCCCCCAGAACTTCCGACCAAACCAAGAAGAAAAATCAGATAGTGTACCTTTCCACCCGGCTGCAGCACCTTTCATAGCCATTCTAATTTTATTCGTCCATTTCAAACTCCCACCACCTTTCAAGTAAATTAGATGTAGATCACTTTCTTTCTAATCCAATTATTCCCCACTGATTACTTAGAGGACACTTAATTGCCATACGACCTTCAATTAAAAAAAATACGTACTTTAAGGTTACTTACACTCATTACTTAACCTCCCATCAAATCACTTACAGATACAAATTCAACATTACCTTCTCCTGCAGGTTCAACCATTAACTTCATGACTTCTGTATGAGCGTTTAAAAAAGCCGCAAAACCATCTATTTTACGGTAGCGACCATTTTTTTGCGGTAAGTTATTCTTATTTCTATCCGGTTTTAACTTCACGTTATTAATATACCAACGGAATAACTTGTTATTGTTAAATATAACTTTGCCATCTATAAACATTTCTTTTGAATCATCCACTGCTGGGCCTAAAGTTAAAGCCCCCTGTCTAACAACTATCGTTACAAATCCATGACTTTCTAGGGCTTTGTTCAACCTAAAAGCTTTAGCTGGGTCGTAGGTGATGTTCTGTATAGAATAAAACTTAGATTGTTCCACAAACCACTCTTCTATATGTTCTTTTTTGACATACTCTCCCGGTATGATAGTAAGCCATCCTTTTTCTTCCCACTCTCGATAAGGTATCTTTTCGTTATTTTCTAAGACCTTTCTTTCTGGAATCCAGGAATGCGATAGAACGAAAACATCGCCGTTATCAAGAGGAAATTCCAAGCAAGCGCTGGAATGATCTTCGGAATCGGACAGATCATAACCACCGATACACGGCAATCCACGCAAGGATTCGATATCAATAACCTTATTGTTTTTCTTTATGGTTTTATAGTCTAAAAAACTTTGTGAGTCAGCTTTTACAAAGAAGTTAAATTGTTTTGTGATAAAGTCAGAGCGTTCTTCTGGAGTACGCTTGTCCTTATCCCAGTCCTCTTTAAGGATGTCCAAATCCAGAGACACACCCATATTTGGATTTGCCTTAATCCATTCCTCTGGTTGTTCGAACTCTTTTTCGTCATCCAATTCAGCGATGAAATAAAAAGTCCGCTCATCATCAATGGCTCCGTCTAGTGCGTCAGAAGCTTGCTCGTAGTAATTTACCAATGGTCCATCTAATTGATAACCAGCCGTGGTAATATAAAGTATCAACGGCTGCTTGCGGGAACCACGAGATTTTTTGATAACATTAATCAACTTGTAATCTTTAAATTCGTGTATTTCGTCAAATATTCCAAGATGGGTATTCAATCCATCTAGGTTTTCACTATCTGAAGCTCTTGGTTCAATTTTGGATATGGTTTTGTCATAAAAGATAGCATCCCGTGTTGCTCTAAATTGCCGTCGAAGTTTCGGTGATTTTTTAACCATTGCCTTTGCTTCATCAAAAATAATGCCCGCTTGTTTCCTTGTGTTGGCCAATAAGTATACATCTGCGCCGTTTTCTCTATCTTTACTAAAAGAATAGAGGGTGAGACCACTGACTAGTGTTGATTTACCATTTTTTCGACCAACAAAAATAAGACCCTCACGAAAGCGTCTTATACCAGTATCCTTATGAACCCAACCATACAATGAACCAATAACAAAGTGTTGCCATGGTTGAGCAGTTAATTGATTAAAATCACCTTTGGATGGTTTACAAAATTTCTCTATAAATCTGACAGGACGATGGCCTTGTTCTTCAACGAATATCCAAGGAAAATCATCTGTTCCTTGTCTTTTTAAATCATTTAAATGCCTTTTTGCTGCTAGTTTATTCTTTTTACTAGCTTTAATTTTCCCTTTAACTACTTGTTCAGCATACCAGGTTGTTAATAATTTATTGGATGGTTTTTCAAGAATATTCCCTTTTCTAACCTGCTCTTTTCTCCAAGTAATGAAACTAAAACTTTGTCTTTCTTTAATTATATTATTAGAAATTGTCGAAGTCGTCATCATCTTCTCCACTCACTACTTTCTTTCTTTGAGCAGGGGTTAGGCCTAGCGACTTCAAAAGATTGTTTAAGGTCTGCACTGTCTTGGTTAATTCAATAGAAAGGGGGTTTTTAACCTTGTTTGTAGACCCATTTTTGTTTGTATAGTCGTACATCAACTCCGATTTCTTAATTTCTTTTTGTAACCTTCTGTAAAATTGATGTGTCTCAATATATAGCTGTATCAATTGTTCGTCTGATTCCTGATAACTATCGCCCAGATAATCGATAAGCATTTTTTTGGTAGGAACTGCCATTTTTTATGGTACCCCCCTTTCATAAAATTTTTCCGTGGTGTAAGCGAAGGGGGGGGTCGGTCTGCGACGCTTCAAAAAAAGTTTTTTGGGGTGAGGGGGGCTACCTTATTTCTTCATTTGCCCCAAACTCAACGACATTAATCTTTCTTTTTTTAGTCTTTTTCCGCTTCCCGCCGCCCCTTTCAGGGTGTTCTTTATTGTGACATGCATTACATAGACTAATGAGGTTATCTAACGTTAACGCAAGCTCTGGATACTCATCACGTGGTTTAATGTGGTGAACCATCTCAGCTAGTTTAATGATCTTGTTACGCAAACAATGCTGACACAGGTAGTGATCGCGAATCAATGCTAGTGTTCGGCATCTAATCCAAGCAGCACTGTTTAGAAACTTCTTG
This genomic interval from Virgibacillus pantothenticus contains the following:
- a CDS encoding HNH endonuclease codes for the protein MSNHNLYDKYKRSKEDKKFLNSAAWIRCRTLALIRDHYLCQHCLRNKIIKLAEMVHHIKPRDEYPELALTLDNLISLCNACHNKEHPERGGGKRKKTKKRKINVVEFGANEEIR
- a CDS encoding Ig-like domain-containing protein, producing MAYNIYQGNELVAEGIKEKKHTVTGLTPNTEYTFAVSEVIGDKESEKSESITVKTKYSAPVSVDITPKTNNLNVGGTKNLTAKVSPDTAKQTVTWSSSDDKIATIDTNGKVAAVSKGQVTITATSTDKGDVKGTATVNVKQSVTGVTISPKSAEIEVGSTQQLTATIAPDNADNKKVTYSTSDDTIAVVNSSGLVTSKKEGQATITVTTEDGNKTDTAAITVVPKPEPDPEGGA
- a CDS encoding major tail protein, coding for MGKVLHGLDMFHLALLTKDDHEGVTYEPPEPVPGAVNVSVTPNTESNTFFADNGAYEIFNSLGDIDVNMEVADLPLEMQKKIYGHQEEEGVQFASIEDTVAELALSFRAKVSTGGYRYYWFLKGKAQLLPNEYQTDEGNVTPQTAKLTLKFMPLQYNKRWKSQAEDKPDLNLGEKWFKEVVYKGDVLTPTP
- a CDS encoding terminase large subunit; this encodes MMTTSTISNNIIKERQSFSFITWRKEQVRKGNILEKPSNKLLTTWYAEQVVKGKIKASKKNKLAAKRHLNDLKRQGTDDFPWIFVEEQGHRPVRFIEKFCKPSKGDFNQLTAQPWQHFVIGSLYGWVHKDTGIRRFREGLIFVGRKNGKSTLVSGLTLYSFSKDRENGADVYLLANTRKQAGIIFDEAKAMVKKSPKLRRQFRATRDAIFYDKTISKIEPRASDSENLDGLNTHLGIFDEIHEFKDYKLINVIKKSRGSRKQPLILYITTAGYQLDGPLVNYYEQASDALDGAIDDERTFYFIAELDDEKEFEQPEEWIKANPNMGVSLDLDILKEDWDKDKRTPEERSDFITKQFNFFVKADSQSFLDYKTIKKNNKVIDIESLRGLPCIGGYDLSDSEDHSSACLEFPLDNGDVFVLSHSWIPERKVLENNEKIPYREWEEKGWLTIIPGEYVKKEHIEEWFVEQSKFYSIQNITYDPAKAFRLNKALESHGFVTIVVRQGALTLGPAVDDSKEMFIDGKVIFNNNKLFRWYINNVKLKPDRNKNNLPQKNGRYRKIDGFAAFLNAHTEVMKLMVEPAGEGNVEFVSVSDLMGG
- a CDS encoding phage portal protein, with product MAMKGAAAGWKGTLSDFSSWFGRKFWGIDNSKLATNENIFSVITRLSNTLSSLPLKMYQDYDLVHNQASDVLINEPNDNMHSFDFINKMEVSRNENGNAYAAIIRDIRMQPDKLLPIDPAYVTPFINTDDDNLWYEVTGVGGTYYFHNMNMLHVKHITGAQRWKGISPLDVLRNTLQYDKAVQEFSLQEMQKNESFVLKYGANVDGDKRKQVTENFRNFYRENGGVLFQEPGVEIDPIERKYFASDTLKSERITKTRVANVFNVPVSFLNESEGQSYSSNEQMMIQFVQMALTPIVRQYEHEFNLKLLTKEDRKKGYYFKFNLGGLLRGDTTARTQFYQAGIRGGWFKQDEVRRFEDLPPEGGNASKLWVSGDLYPIDMDPTQRKSTSKGGEGD
- a CDS encoding head-tail connector protein, whose translation is MDNELLELAKEYLRIDGDQDDKLLGLLIKSAKEYFANAGVEEQGSQLYQLGIMMLVTQWYENRQQNEFGKISSAIEMGLQTIILQLKAGDLVDQSSKV
- a CDS encoding head maturation protease, ClpP-related, with the translated sequence MKVSADGKSGDIFIYGEITKYAWEEYGEKSAQIFKQELDDLGDVEAINLYVNSPGGSVFEGITIHNMLKRHKAKVIAHVDALAASIASVIVMAADEIRMPSNSMLMIHNPWTFAIGNSADLRKEADDLDRIGKSSMQSYLNKAEEKLSEEKLQELLDAETWLSAEEAFEYGLCDVVEEANDMAASISDEYLQRYKNVPKQLKEDTTPTMSADELALRQKIADEAKAESEITKTILGGIYS
- a CDS encoding phage major capsid protein — protein: MKKKVNQLKMHLQFFGDKTLYEMKQNMATIGQQLQKVESELAQKAVDPSASMEDIQKMQKSKEDLKARFDVIKEQHDQMETEQKAQFSQRKKQSFDGLNQDEKMVKAKAEFIRASVQGRPVSDEAKQLIAIPTGNETGGDKFLPTNMQKELVHEPFEKNQLREVAKTTAIKGLEVPKIAYSIDDDDFIDDNQVAKEIKLKGDTATFGRNKFKVKVKLSDTVVHGSDVELTTFVDNALRSGLAGKEKKDALAETAKAGLEHMSFFNETDVKRVQGADLYEAITNAIADLHEIFRDNAKVVMRFADYMKIVKALSNGNTSFFDAPPEKVLGKPVTFADGAVKPIVGDFNYFQINYDAMTYDSDKDVDKGNYLFVLTAWYDQQRLLDSAFRIAEVQETP
- the gpG gene encoding phage tail assembly chaperone G translates to MKNVSITLKLDGKQKKFVTPNFIPGVLFRKAAECAEMVEQGELSGQDLDALVSFVCEVFNHKFTIEEFEEGTDSRLIGKTIYAVINYVMGNVTAASELLGGEVKEEDKGKSD
- a CDS encoding phage terminase small subunit P27 family — its product is MAVPTKKMLIDYLGDSYQESDEQLIQLYIETHQFYRRLQKEIKKSELMYDYTNKNGSTNKVKNPLSIELTKTVQTLNNLLKSLGLTPAQRKKVVSGEDDDDFDNF
- a CDS encoding HK97-gp10 family putative phage morphogenesis protein is translated as MANFEVSGLDDAIVSFDQLGEDAEKAENKALKAGGEVIKKYQINNVNRSGKAQPHMQDNITVGRPNETDEGKFVNVGPNNKVRHRAIWLEYGTSKMPAYPFIDKSAEQGENEALSAMEKVFLGEIEG
- a CDS encoding phage head closure protein; the protein is MTNPAKYRCRITFQRKENVQDGEGNWVPGWVDTDITVWAAIKDLRGKEIIEAGANSVKITTRIYIRYREGLSEDMRIKYGARIFDITFLNNLEQRNIEYEILANEVKSNG